The proteins below are encoded in one region of Rhizobacter sp.:
- a CDS encoding response regulator transcription factor codes for MKTLLIDDHPLFREGLALLMASAFPQLDIRQADSIGQAIERLHGEPDIRLALLDLGLPDSSGTLSLRRLRDAAPEVTVVVLSADETPETVLGAIDEGAAGFIPKTSQPGAMRAALETVLAGGVYLPPRVLGLRSEAAPAETVLGLSPRQLDVLKLLIHGKSNKVICRELDLSESTVKTHLGAIFRKLDANSRTQAVVAAARLGLRLS; via the coding sequence ATGAAGACGCTTCTCATCGACGACCACCCGCTCTTCCGCGAAGGCCTCGCGCTCCTGATGGCCAGCGCCTTCCCCCAACTCGACATCCGCCAAGCCGACAGCATCGGGCAGGCGATCGAACGACTGCACGGCGAGCCCGACATCCGCCTCGCCCTGCTCGACCTGGGCCTGCCCGACAGCAGCGGCACGCTGAGCCTGCGCCGCCTGCGCGACGCGGCACCCGAGGTGACGGTGGTGGTGCTCTCGGCCGACGAGACGCCCGAGACGGTGCTCGGTGCCATCGACGAAGGCGCGGCCGGATTCATCCCCAAGACCTCGCAGCCGGGCGCGATGCGCGCGGCGCTGGAGACGGTGCTGGCCGGTGGCGTCTACCTGCCGCCGCGCGTGCTGGGCCTGCGCAGCGAAGCGGCCCCGGCCGAGACGGTGCTCGGCCTTTCGCCGCGCCAGCTCGACGTGCTCAAGCTCCTGATTCACGGCAAATCGAACAAGGTGATCTGCCGCGAGCTCGACCTCTCGGAGTCGACGGTGAAGACGCACCTCGGCGCGATCTTCCGCAAGCTCGACGCGAACTCGCGCACGCAGGCCGTGGTGGCCGCGGCGCGCCTGGGCCTGCGCCTGAGCTGA
- the tgt gene encoding tRNA guanosine(34) transglycosylase Tgt, whose amino-acid sequence MLQFDLLKTEGLARRGRLTLNHGVVETPVFMPVGTYGTVKGVMPSSLEEMGAQIILGNTFHLWLRPGLDILKQFGGLHRFEAWTKPILTDSGGFQVWSLGEMRKISEEGVKFASPVNGDKLFLTPETSMQIQTVLNSDIVMQFDECTPYETKGHITTEREARLSMELSLRWASRCLTEFQKLQNPNALFGIVQGGMFEHLREESLNALVELDLPGYAIGGVSVGEPKDDMLRIMAHTPHRLPAHKPRYLMGVGTPEDLVEGVASGVDMFDCVMPTRNARNGHLFTRFGDLRLRNARYKTDERPVDETCSCHCCQNFSRAYLHHLDRCGEMLGPMLTSIHNLHYYVNLMREVRLALDEGRFESFRAAFKADRLRGVST is encoded by the coding sequence ATGTTGCAGTTCGACCTCCTCAAGACCGAGGGCCTCGCCCGCCGTGGCCGCCTCACCCTCAACCACGGCGTCGTGGAGACGCCGGTGTTCATGCCCGTGGGCACCTACGGCACGGTGAAGGGCGTGATGCCCTCGTCGCTCGAAGAGATGGGCGCGCAGATCATCCTCGGTAACACCTTCCACCTGTGGCTGCGGCCGGGGCTCGACATCCTGAAGCAGTTCGGCGGCCTGCATCGCTTCGAGGCGTGGACGAAACCCATCCTCACCGACAGCGGTGGCTTCCAGGTGTGGAGCCTGGGCGAGATGCGCAAGATCAGCGAGGAAGGCGTGAAGTTCGCGTCACCCGTCAACGGCGACAAGCTTTTCCTCACGCCCGAGACCAGCATGCAGATCCAGACGGTGCTCAACAGCGACATCGTCATGCAGTTCGACGAGTGCACACCTTACGAGACCAAGGGCCACATCACCACCGAGCGCGAGGCGAGGTTGTCGATGGAGCTGAGCCTGCGCTGGGCGAGCCGCTGCCTCACGGAATTCCAGAAGCTGCAGAACCCGAACGCGCTCTTCGGCATCGTGCAGGGCGGCATGTTTGAGCACCTGCGCGAGGAGTCGCTGAACGCGCTCGTCGAACTCGACCTGCCCGGCTACGCCATCGGCGGCGTGAGCGTGGGCGAGCCCAAGGACGACATGCTGCGCATCATGGCGCACACGCCGCACCGCCTGCCCGCGCACAAGCCACGCTACCTGATGGGCGTGGGCACGCCGGAAGACCTGGTGGAGGGCGTGGCGAGCGGCGTCGACATGTTCGACTGCGTGATGCCCACCCGCAACGCGCGCAACGGCCACCTCTTCACCCGCTTCGGCGACCTGCGCCTGCGCAACGCCCGCTACAAGACCGACGAGCGCCCGGTCGACGAGACCTGCTCCTGCCACTGTTGCCAGAACTTCAGTCGCGCCTATTTGCACCACCTCGACCGCTGCGGCGAGATGCTGGGGCCCATGCTCACCAGCATCCACAACCTGCACTACTACGTGAACCTGATGCGCGAGGTGCGGCTGGCGCTCGACGAAGGGCGCTTCGAGAGCTTCCGCGCGGCGTTCAAGGCCGACCGCCTGCGCGGCGTCTCGACCTAG
- a CDS encoding DUF799 domain-containing protein, with amino-acid sequence MTLALAGVLATALLGGCATKPPPYDYSAFQKARPATLLVLPPVNDSPEVNATPSVWAHATRPLAEAGYYVLPVTLVDETFRQNGVTVANEIQEIPIQKLREVFGADAAVYLRVRQYGTSYAVVASESRVTVEGRIVDLRTGELLWKGAATASSAEQQAQSQGGLAGMLVMALVRQIVSTASDESYKYAAIANARLLGAPRYNGVLPGPRSPVAGQPVPPR; translated from the coding sequence ATGACCCTTGCGCTCGCGGGCGTGCTCGCCACGGCGCTGCTGGGCGGGTGCGCCACCAAGCCGCCCCCTTACGACTACAGCGCGTTCCAGAAGGCCCGGCCCGCCACCCTGCTGGTGCTGCCGCCGGTCAACGATTCGCCCGAAGTGAACGCCACGCCCAGCGTCTGGGCGCATGCGACCCGGCCGCTCGCCGAGGCCGGCTACTACGTGCTGCCGGTCACGCTGGTGGACGAGACCTTCCGTCAGAACGGCGTCACGGTGGCGAACGAGATCCAGGAAATTCCCATCCAGAAGCTGCGCGAGGTGTTTGGCGCCGACGCGGCGGTGTACCTGCGCGTGCGGCAATACGGCACCAGCTACGCCGTGGTGGCCAGCGAGTCGCGTGTGACCGTGGAAGGCCGGATCGTCGACCTGCGCACCGGCGAGCTGCTCTGGAAGGGCGCCGCCACGGCCTCGTCGGCCGAGCAGCAAGCACAAAGCCAGGGTGGGCTCGCCGGGATGCTGGTCATGGCCCTGGTGCGGCAGATCGTGAGCACGGCGTCCGACGAGTCGTACAAGTACGCCGCCATCGCCAACGCCCGCCTGCTGGGGGCGCCGCGGTACAACGGCGTCCTGCCCGGGCCGCGCTCGCCCGTCGCGGGCCAGCCCGTGCCGCCACGCTAG
- a CDS encoding DUF4810 domain-containing protein has product MAGCAKRGPGPLYLWESFPRQQYETLLRHGVPPEGQIADLEAHAEKARARGVALPPGFRAHWGMLALAAGDAGKARDLWQAEKAAFPESTPYIDQLLKRLEAPAPKEKQT; this is encoded by the coding sequence ATGGCCGGGTGCGCCAAGCGCGGACCGGGCCCGCTCTACCTGTGGGAATCGTTCCCGCGCCAGCAGTACGAGACGCTGCTGCGCCACGGCGTTCCGCCGGAAGGGCAGATCGCCGACCTGGAGGCCCACGCCGAAAAGGCCCGCGCGCGGGGCGTTGCGCTTCCGCCCGGGTTCCGCGCGCACTGGGGCATGCTGGCCTTGGCGGCCGGTGATGCGGGCAAGGCCCGTGACCTCTGGCAGGCGGAGAAAGCCGCGTTTCCGGAATCGACGCCCTACATCGATCAACTGCTCAAGCGCCTCGAGGCGCCTGCCCCGAAGGAGAAGCAGACATGA
- a CDS encoding CsgG/HfaB family protein, producing the protein MSRRPLKAAVALAALALAACATESSRTVQVEKVQAAAAPYAGARVPVSIGKFDNRSSFQRGVFSDGVDRLGSQAKTTLIAHLQQSQRFSVLDRDNLSETGQEAKILGSAQTLKGASYVITGDISEFGRKEVGDRQFFGVLGRGKSQVAYAKITLNVVNSLTSEVVFSARGAGEYELSNREVLGFGGTASYDSTLNGKVLDLAMREAVNNLVAGKDAGQWGQEPRR; encoded by the coding sequence ATGTCACGTCGTCCACTGAAGGCCGCGGTCGCGCTGGCCGCGCTTGCGCTTGCCGCCTGTGCCACCGAAAGTTCGCGCACCGTTCAAGTCGAGAAGGTGCAGGCCGCCGCCGCGCCCTATGCCGGCGCCCGGGTGCCGGTCTCGATCGGGAAGTTCGACAACCGTTCCAGCTTCCAGCGCGGCGTCTTCTCCGACGGGGTCGACCGGCTGGGCAGCCAGGCGAAGACGACCCTGATCGCCCACCTCCAGCAGTCGCAGCGCTTCTCGGTGCTCGACCGCGACAACCTCTCAGAAACCGGCCAGGAAGCCAAGATCCTCGGCTCGGCGCAGACGCTCAAGGGCGCGTCCTACGTGATCACCGGCGACATCTCCGAATTCGGACGCAAGGAGGTCGGCGACCGGCAGTTCTTCGGCGTGCTGGGGCGCGGCAAGTCGCAGGTGGCCTACGCGAAGATCACGCTCAACGTCGTCAACAGCCTTACCTCGGAAGTCGTCTTCTCGGCACGCGGGGCCGGCGAATACGAACTCTCCAACCGCGAGGTGCTCGGCTTCGGCGGCACGGCCAGCTACGACTCCACGCTCAACGGCAAGGTGCTCGACCTGGCGATGCGCGAAGCGGTCAACAACCTCGTCGCTGGCAAAGACGCCGGCCAGTGGGGGCAGGAGCCGCGCCGGTGA
- a CDS encoding crotonase/enoyl-CoA hydratase family protein, whose amino-acid sequence MSNEERVRISVDERGVAEVALTRADKMNAIDAAMFRAINDGIEQLKADARVRVVVVHGEGKAFCAGLDMGRFAQMGQGQTSGTLGMDLLTRSRGLANDAQYVAWGWRTLPVPVIAAVHGVAFGGGLQIALGADIRLVHPEAKLAVMEVKWGLVPDMAGIVLMTELMRADVVRELTYTGRIVSGVEAQQIGLATRVSQDPLADARALAAQIAAQSPDSVRASKRLLNGASPVQAGAVLMAESMEQKALIGSPNQREAALAGLEKRAPVFR is encoded by the coding sequence ATGAGCAATGAAGAACGGGTTCGCATCAGCGTCGACGAGCGCGGCGTGGCCGAAGTGGCGCTGACCCGCGCCGACAAGATGAACGCCATCGACGCGGCCATGTTCCGCGCGATCAACGACGGCATCGAGCAGCTCAAGGCCGATGCGCGCGTGCGGGTCGTCGTGGTCCACGGCGAGGGCAAGGCCTTCTGCGCCGGCCTCGACATGGGCCGCTTCGCGCAGATGGGCCAGGGCCAGACCAGCGGCACGCTCGGCATGGACCTCTTGACCCGCAGCCGCGGCCTCGCCAACGATGCGCAATACGTGGCCTGGGGCTGGCGCACGCTTCCCGTGCCGGTGATCGCCGCCGTGCACGGCGTGGCCTTCGGCGGCGGCCTGCAGATCGCGCTCGGCGCCGACATCCGCCTCGTGCACCCCGAGGCCAAGCTCGCGGTGATGGAAGTGAAATGGGGCCTGGTGCCCGACATGGCCGGCATCGTGCTCATGACCGAGCTGATGCGCGCCGACGTCGTGCGTGAACTCACCTACACCGGCCGCATCGTCTCGGGCGTCGAAGCGCAGCAGATCGGCCTCGCCACCCGCGTCAGCCAGGACCCGCTGGCCGACGCCCGCGCGCTCGCAGCGCAGATCGCCGCGCAGAGCCCTGACTCGGTACGCGCCAGCAAGCGCCTGCTCAACGGCGCCTCGCCGGTGCAGGCCGGTGCCGTGCTGATGGCCGAGTCGATGGAACAGAAGGCGCTGATCGGCAGCCCCAACCAGCGCGAAGCGGCGCTCGCCGGGCTGGAGAAGCGCGCGCCGGTGTTTCGCTGA